The genome window aaaagttaaaaagtttattacaaaaaatataaatctaattggtgaaactaaaaaaaaaaaagccaaaaaatttcgaaaaacaaagatacaaccaaacacaaaaaaaaatcaattgctACTAAACATCACTAATTAATATGTTATATTACCaatcattatcttcatcaccaTCCAAAAGGCGCCTACGCTGAAATGCTTCCAAGTCAATATCATTATCTTCCCCAACTTCACTTTCATcatctaaataaataaataaagtaacaATTAAGGACTTATCcatatttataataaaattcaaattaaaaaatgcacttttAGCACCTCATATTACaagttaaaaatatatttattttaatattaaaaCCAACCTTCAACTAGCTGAGAATCATCTTTAGGAAGTTCTTCAAGTTCTTCCTCCAATTCATCACAATTAAGCTCGCCATCTTGTTCTTCTTCTATGACCCAAAATTCCGTTTTATCAATAGATTCATAATCAATGGAATCATAAGATTTCTTTCGGTGATCAAACCTACAATAAAATACATTAGTTACAAATTTAATattactttaaaaaataaaatgtaaagAATAAAGTAAAAAATCAATTATACCTATGTTGCAAACGCAAATTGTAGTGCACATACACAAGATCATTAAGTCTTTGGTGCTCCAACCTATTCCTTTTTTTAGTGTGAATGCGTTCAAAAACGCTCCAATTACGTTCACACCCAGAAGAAGAAGCTGTTTGACTCAAAATTCTAATTGCAAGCTTTTGCAAATTCGGAGCATCACAACCATATAACTTCCACCAATTTTCTGTCACAATCATATTAAAATATTAGATCAAATAAAGAataaattcacaatttttgatattaaaaaaatagaaataaccTGGCCGATCAGATTTGCTAGTAAGAATAGCAAGTTTGCGCCCAAAACTCCCTTGCCTTTCCCGATACATTCCAACCTCTTGCGATAATTTTTCAGTGTTGCACCAATCCACTTTTGTTTCAATGTAATCAAGCAAGCCATTTATAACCTCTGGATGTTACAAAATGTGGCACTCTTATATTAAAAAGCAGGATTCAAATAATAAGCGGCAGCATGTAGATTTTTTCTCAACATTCTATCCCACCTATCATTCATGATGTCAATATAAGGCTTGTACAATCTCTCTTTATTTCTAAACAGCTTTTTGATGCtgtaagtgcccggtgcaacccaatgagtacaaacaatatcacaatgatgcacaaagatatatcaaatttaagcacaataaagaaaacttaattaaagagaaaagataagaaatgcaaaccaaatatgaatccaatagcttcttcaatagatggcgatgctaaccaagatgtacaagtgaaggctcactccttcctcgccccaaacactctttggttgagtcaaggagttttacaacaatactagttaaccctcaacaacctacacttgaaagatcactcacccaattaagaactattttatacaaatgaggcaaccttcaccaaggttttaccactccaagtgataggttctccttcaccaaggttttactcctcctagagagtaaccttcacttgagcaacctcacaacccaactttcccaaccccttatacaaccaacaaagaatctttctactcaaaaatctcacttgtaaacttgtattttgtgttggcaaaagtcccttgtcttcttgtgcttttgggtgtttatagaaggtga of Coffea arabica cultivar ET-39 chromosome 5c, Coffea Arabica ET-39 HiFi, whole genome shotgun sequence contains these proteins:
- the LOC113689316 gene encoding uncharacterized protein isoform X2, producing MYRERQGSFGRKLAILTSKSDRPENWWKLYGCDAPNLQKLAIRILSQTASSSGCERNWSVFERIHTKKRNRLEHQRLNDLVYVHYNLRLQHRFDHRKKSYDSIDYESIDKTEFWVIEEEQDGELNCDELEEELEELPKDDSQLVEDDESEVGEDNDIDLEAFQRRRLLDGDEDNDW